In a single window of the Streptomyces sp. CGMCC 4.7035 genome:
- a CDS encoding HAD family acid phosphatase — translation MHKPLRIAALVAACTVAGAALYGAGAATAGQSTANSTHEPYNIGLLVKDIDTYYGATLDSNGVYQASPDSPYAKDLARLDADAKRYIDKAARKAHHRGEKPAVVFDIDDTLLLSLDYEKKTNYTYNSTTWAEYVAKAGRPAVFGTPELVNYAESKGVEVFYNSGLKESQRSAAVENLKKVGADINLDADHMFLKDAANPPSYLSACATPGTWTCTTVQYKSGTRKHIESLGYDIIANFGDQYSDLDGGYADKTYKLPNPTYFVS, via the coding sequence ATGCATAAGCCACTTCGCATCGCGGCCCTCGTCGCCGCCTGCACTGTCGCCGGTGCCGCCCTGTACGGCGCCGGCGCGGCCACCGCCGGTCAGTCGACCGCGAACTCCACCCACGAGCCCTACAACATCGGGCTCCTGGTCAAGGACATCGACACCTACTACGGCGCCACGCTCGACAGCAACGGCGTGTACCAGGCGTCCCCGGACAGCCCGTACGCCAAGGACCTGGCGCGCCTCGACGCGGACGCCAAGCGCTACATCGACAAGGCTGCCCGCAAGGCCCACCACCGGGGCGAGAAGCCCGCGGTCGTCTTCGACATCGACGACACGCTGCTGCTCAGCCTCGACTACGAGAAGAAGACCAACTACACGTACAACTCGACCACCTGGGCCGAGTACGTGGCCAAGGCCGGCCGCCCGGCCGTCTTCGGCACCCCCGAGCTCGTCAACTACGCCGAGTCCAAGGGCGTCGAGGTCTTCTACAACTCCGGCCTCAAGGAGTCGCAGCGCTCCGCCGCGGTCGAGAACCTGAAGAAGGTCGGCGCCGACATCAACCTCGACGCCGACCACATGTTCCTCAAGGACGCGGCCAACCCGCCGTCCTACCTGAGCGCCTGCGCCACCCCGGGCACCTGGACCTGCACGACCGTGCAGTACAAGTCCGGCACCCGCAAGCACATCGAGTCGCTCGGGTACGACATCATCGCCAACTTCGGCGACCAGTACTCGGACCTCGACGGGGGCTACGCCGACAAGACGTACAAGCTCCCCAACCCGACGTACTTCGTCAGCTAG